The proteins below come from a single Deltaproteobacteria bacterium genomic window:
- a CDS encoding 4Fe-4S binding protein, whose product MFIHNLYLFMKPHRQIPLHTPEEKLDSPYDITTCRAGTSGCKNALVDVKGIAENIRLNLDTAGLGEFIKTKANGNVPYHAVRITEAMPVIDYILCVLCGDCAKVCPTEAIIIEKRGLKVMASGKLGRHPRLAETIDELAPENKIYRFIKQIIAVNLSKRT is encoded by the coding sequence ATGTTTATCCATAACCTCTACTTATTTATGAAGCCGCACAGACAAATTCCTCTCCACACACCAGAAGAAAAATTAGATTCCCCTTATGACATAACCACATGCAGGGCAGGGACATCGGGCTGTAAAAACGCCCTTGTTGATGTAAAGGGTATAGCAGAAAATATCAGATTAAATCTGGACACCGCTGGTCTCGGTGAGTTTATAAAAACAAAGGCAAACGGAAATGTCCCCTACCATGCTGTAAGAATAACAGAGGCAATGCCTGTAATTGATTATATCTTGTGTGTCTTGTGCGGGGACTGCGCCAAGGTATGTCCTACAGAAGCCATAATAATTGAAAAAAGGGGGTTAAAGGTCATGGCAAGTGGTAAACTTGGGAGGCACCCCAGACTAGCAGAAACAATTGATGAACTAGCACCTGAAAATAAAATCTACAGATTTATTAAACAGATTATTGCGGTAAACTTAAGCAAGAGGACATAA